The Epinephelus lanceolatus isolate andai-2023 chromosome 13, ASM4190304v1, whole genome shotgun sequence genomic interval aaacacaccaaaaaataTGGCTTTACAGGAGACACAGGTGCTAGACAACCACTGATGAAATAACACTCGACGTAAtcagcatatttcccaaaatgctgaaTTACTCCTTTAATAAGTCTATAAGTACTAAGAAATGCTGAAGCACATGACTGCATCATGAAACTTGTCTCTCTTGCCAGTTTGTAAGTTGATCAATTATAGATTTGGTAAAGAAATCTTGTTAAAAGTAagtctttgctgcatgtcatttagTTTAAATCAGTCACTGCTGGTGGCACAGAGCTGTATTGTACctctttatatatatttatatatatatatatatatttatatttatatatatatatatatatatatatatatatatatatatatatatatatatatatatatatatacataagtCTGAGAACCACTTTCTTAAATAGTCAGATTATCTGGGTATATTCCAAACATACTAAAGGTGCACTGAACACACAGATGAAGTGAAGAGAGACGTGTGTTGAATTGAAAATATTTATCTGCCGACAGGAAAAGCGTCCCTGCGAGTCGACTGTATCCTCGGAGAAGGTGCTTTTGCCACAGTTTACCAGGCCACTGACCCTGTGACCTCAGAGAGGATGGTGTTAAAGGTAAGATGGTGGTAATTAAAGATCATCACTTCTATGATCTCAGCACTACGTACACATCTTCATGATGCAGTTGCACAgtgttgaagaaaaaacaacattcacaCATTTGATGCGCTGAGGTCACAGATGGGGAAGGCCTTGCTTTGCTTTAACTGAGTAATGTAGACTGATTTCTAAAAGTAAAAGTCTTTGGGAGTGGATAGATGGAATTGTTCAGGTGGCTCTTGATTTTTGGGATTTGCCTGCCACTGTCACCTGTGTATGAACACTGCAGTTTCACAGTGAGAACAGTTTTTTCTGAAAACAATAACAGGatatgaattttatttttttctaggtTTATGTATCTTTCTCTCTTCTTATTGTCACTGCAGGTTCAGAAGCCAGCCAATCCCTGGGAGTTTTACATCAACACACAGCTGGACGCTCGACTCCAACCCACCATCCGTCATCTCTACAGCAATATCCGCTCAGCTCACCTGTTCCGCAACGGGAGTGTGCTGCTCGGTGAGCTTCACAACTACGGCACTTTACTGGTACGTTCACGCCGATGTTTTGTCACCACTGCAGAGAATCTCTGGAGGATTCCCTCACTTGTTGCAGTAACATGATTGGGACATAAATACCATCTCATTGATAATCTTGAAACTTTGACTCCGCTTTCAGAATGCAGTTAACATCTATAAAACCCTGAGTGACAAAGTGATGCCTCAGCCTCTCGTCATGTACTTCACCATCTGTATCCTGCACATGGTGGAGCAGCTGCATGACATCCACATCATTCACGCCGACATCAAACCTGACAACTTCATGCTAGGAGAAAGGTGACGATCAATAACCACTATTCTACCATTTAAACCAGTCTGATTTTCACAGAAGAGCTGTACAGCTCAGTAACAGCAGGACAGGAAGCAGCAGGTTTGGGTCATCGTTGTCATCATTACTACTGCCGTTGTGTTTCAGGTTCTTGGAGAACAAGTGTTTTGAGTCAGAGAACGTGGACCACGGCCTCGTCCTCATCGATCTCGGGCAGAGCATCAACATGGAGCTTTTCCCAGAGGGCACTGCTTTCACCGCCAGGTGTAGGACGTCGGGCTTCCAGTGCACTGAGATGCTCAGTGGGAAACCCTGGAACTATCAGGTGAGGACATACAGGATCTATTCCTGTAACTAAACTGCAGAATTATTTGTTCACTTAAAAcaagtgttttctttagtaACATTTTATATTGATACATTATATATCGATTTTATATTGATAGACTTTAAGCAGGTTTCTTTAAAGGTCTAACTTTATCTTTTGTTCTGTATTTTtcccacatgtgtgtgtgcttttagaCTGATTACTTTGGAATAGCAGGGACCGTCTACTGCATGCTGTTTGGGACGTACATGCAGGTCACAAATGAAGGCGGTGTGTGGAAGACAAACGGTGTATTCAGAAGGTAATTCCTCCAAATGGCATTTCATGTCCCCAGTCCAGATTGTATGGTTTCTTTATGGCAGAGCATTTACATATTGATTgaagatgaaataaaaacaactactCCATGGAGAGGAAGGAACTGTAAATAATCTGAGTAGCAggttgcagaaaaaaatgccAATCATAAACTGTATCAAAAACAGGGTTTGATTTAATGAAAATCTTAAGGAATGTAACTATGAAGTTTCAGAAGGAAACTTTTCTAGGGAAATAACTTTATGTCATATTCACTGAAACTTTCAATATATCCTGAAAATAACACACCAGACAGATATTCTGTGAAAAATCAGGTTCCTCTTGCACCTCCTAGTGCTCCTAATGGAAAGATTTTTGTCAGCgttcttcctctgttttcttttctttcttttttttttttttttttgccacataTGTTGGTTTCGGCAAAGGGGGGGATGGGctgggttgttttgtttttttttgtttgtttgtttgttttttgctggtgGTTGTTTCTCAACTATTGCGTTTGCAAAGCCCCTCCTAAAGCCAGGCACTGAAGACATTGAGCTTGACAGACCAATGATTAACACCACgtttaagccccatttccaccaaacattttcggtatggtaccttttggaaccaaaagtaacctttcagacatggtacctagaccctagcgtttccaccgcaaacagtactcttaactATGGGCGGGGTTGTTGCCACTCACTgttccgtccagcactcactgtatttcctcatcacccgtgacacagatggaagtctgcgcctagattatcgtccacagaacaaggctgcacgccgacattttcagaacaaaataaaacaggctgcagtgagagtctcccTCCATTCGATATtcaaaaatagcaggtttttaCATTCATTTCTTCTCAGgtaagctcaggggtttagtgttgccggagcccacaggaatgcACCGCGACGCTagtatatgcagttcacataatgcAGTCAAAATTATTATACATAAACACTTGAAGTTGTTTTTGTTAAGATatggtggattcttgcaaatgccattaggagcacgAGGAGGAGCCAAaggaaaattatgtttttatataataTCTGTCTCATGTATGACTGTTAGGGTGTACTGACAGTCTCAGCacatatgacaaaaagttatgtttattagaagaagaaaaaaatcctgATTTTGGTATAAAATTGATTTATCTTAAATCCTGGTTTGAGAGATTAATCACAGTGAAGTGGAATAAATAATCATAATAGCATCATGGAGCTTTAAGTTGTATCTCCAGTGTGTTAACACAACGTACTAagattttctctctgtgtctgctcCACAGGAACCCCCACAGCGACCTGTGGCAGGAGTTCTTCCACACTCTGCTGAACGTGCCGGACTGCAGCTCCCTGCCGAGCCTCCGGAGCCTCCGCTGCAAGCTAACATCGGCCCTGCAGCAGAACTACAGCAGCAAACTGCCCACTCTCAAGAGCCGCTTGGTGGTGCTGTTGCTGGAGAGCAGAAAGGCAGCTCGGAGATGACGACGACGCCCGAGAGCCTGAGGCAGATCTGCTTTCCTTCACCTCGCagttaaattaaacattttaaagatgTGGTTAAACATCACTGGAGGAGGATTTGATCATCTGGTCAGAATTTTGtacatataaaaaaaagtaaatatattttAGTTGCTTTTTCATTGGTTTGATTTATCTGCTTTCAAATTGATTTACTTTTGACCATTTGGAGAATAAAGTGTGTGTAAAAGTAGATGAGATGGTGGAGTGTATTCTGCACGAGTTATTATGTGATTGCACAGGTTTTTCAGATggaaattttttttgttttgctgtttacttgttatttttttattcgaCTTTATTTGTTTGAGCCATTCGAGGCCTCCACAACATGCTAATTCTGtttttgtcagattttttttctcagtatttATCAGTCATTTTGTTCTTTAAACAGGGATGTTATGTGTACACTTTATGTAAAAATGAAACTGAGCAGATGAttttgggttttgttttgtctctttcacTAAAGTGGTCTGCACAGTGTCACTTTTGACACAACCATCAGATGGCATTAAagtcatacatttttaaatcctGCACCCAGGagctttaaagctgcactaatcaatataTTTCTTCTCTACACTGGATCAAATGATTGTGCGTCATGTGAACAGAGGTGTTCTCATCACCAACTCTGCAGCTCTCCGGAGCCATTTTGCCTAATTTCATCCCTAGTTTAGGTTTTTGTCACAATTCCTGGTTCAGTTTCAGTGGAGAGAGACTCATTACTACTTGGATCacgtttttttttatccagttttcTCTAAGTACATGTTTATCATGTTTCATACCTCCCATACCTGTGCAATATGTATTTACTGTAATCACTAGGAGGGTATGAGGGGGATTAGTTGGTTTAAAATCAGATCCAGAATCAGGGTGTGTTAATGAGAGTCTGAAGCCTCAGTTCAACTCATCCTCCCTCACCTCATATGTCTGTTACCTGTTCAGACCTGCAGCTCAGCTCACTGCATATTTCTGCCTGAATGTTTTCAAGATTCTCCAAAGTCCCCCCTCAGGGATCTGGGAGTCAGCTCATCTTAAAATTCACATAATGTTGAAAAACAAGGTGATGTATAAAACACAACATGTCATTATCTTTATCTTcttagacattaaaaaaaaaaacattaattgaCACTAAAGATGCCTCTCAGACACCCTTTAAGttttagtgcttttattttacaACACTTCCTAACTTTGCTTGAACCAAAACAAAGGGAAAAGAAAATCACCTTAATAATGAGATTCGTTTATGCTCTGTGGAGGAGGTAAAATGTCAAGTTGATGTGAAGCTGATAGCAGAACAAAGTCTTGAGTGGAACTTCAGCAATCATCACTGCTCGGTTGCTTTTCTCGCGAAAGCTGTGGGTGTTGCTTTCCCACTGGTTGAGTCAGGACGTGAAGGCACCGGCGCACTGTGACCACTCCCCATCAGCAGAGACACCTGGCTGTCACCATGCTGCCTTCCTGTTCTGTCGGAAATGTCTAAATTTTGAAAGTCTGACATCCCTGCAATATCTGAGACGTTACTATCAGAGAAGAAATTAAAAGTACAACAATATCACAACAGCAGATGATGCATGAACGTGTTAAAAAGTTAATGAAACATTAAAGGTTCAATTTCCTCAAAGCTCTGCTGATGTTTTGAAACTAAAGCACCGAATATGTTTAAAACGTTTCAAAAGTATTACTCCTGCATTATATTACTGCCAATAATCATAATTAAAAAATTGCCAAGTTTATCTTTAGAATGAGGAAATGTTCTTTCTTTAATTACTTTGTCATGTTATTCTCTTTGTTATTACtacataaaaaaaactgcaatttAAGCATGAAACCTTTCATGATATGGCAGTTACAGCCAAAACCTGTGATTGAACGGAAACTTTGTAGTGAACATCTCTTCTTATATCTTGTGAAACTGGTTAAACCGATTCAGATAATGTGAGACTTTCATTAGGGAGAGTGTCTTTAATGAGGTTTGAAACGTAGTTGTTATAGCAACAGAACAGATACTATGGTAATAGCATTAGAAGTAATAGTACAAGTAATAATAGCAGCAATAACAGAAGTAAGTAAAGTTTATTTCCATACGATCTTTCCAAACCAGTGCAAGTGCAGataaaaatgctcacaaacTATTGGAACAATAATCTATAAAAATGCCAACAATCTGAGACTTaaaagtgattttaaaaaatctgagtaTGTGAAACAAATGAACAGCCAATGTGATGCAGCCAGAATGTTctctgtgtttagtgtgtgGTGACATATGTGAATGATTTGCTCAACTATGCTGTTGGGAAACCCAAACTCTCTACACGTATAGACAAGGGGAGTAATTTCCATTCCACGTGTAATCagcctcaaatgttttctttaaaaaaaaaaaagccctagATCTTTCAGGTTTTTGAAGTAACTTAAACTTTGTGGGCTTTAGGCTTTACAGAGTGATGGTTGTGCAAATGACGTACAGATTTTTAGGAATTCTATGTCTCAAACAGCCTGAAAAATAATGCATATACCTGCTGTAAACATCAGCAAAGCATCTCAGAAGCACCATTTTATCAGCAGCCCTTGAAGGCAGCACTGCATAGAAGGAGAACTTGTTCTGTTCACTCAGTGTGATCTGAGAGCCATGGAGTACAAAGGGGGACTGTCGGACGAGGCTGTGTCTAATGCCTGCAAAGAGGGAGATCCCATGACTAAGGTGagtgtttggtttttttaatatttattttagtggTAAtggatttcattaattttgtttCACGGCTCTGGCAGGGGACACAGACTGTGGGGTGACTGTAATCCAGTCGAACCTGTTGGCAGCAATTTGTCTGAGCCTTCAGCCCTGCAGATGCCTGCAGGCCACACTGACAGTTCACacactttaacattttataCAGGAGCGTCTGCTGAGCTGCTGAAAGCTCCATTTCAAGAGGTTTCATGTGTTATGATAGATTCAGACCAGGGTTTATACTCACATAAGAGTCACAGCTATACAGCACATTAATGCTGCCACTGATTTTTCAAGGGCCAATTCACCTCAATTACATTAAACACTTAGTCACTTCTGGTGTTATCTAGTCATGCAGAGAGTTTCGGCTTCATGTgccaacattttgaaaatatcCACCTATTAGGTTTTTGTTTCCACCCCAGGACAATGGTAGTGAAACTCAACAACTTGTCTTTCCAAAAGCAGGTAACTCTTTATAACCCACAGAACAGTAGGAAGTAGATCACAGTGAAATTTTAGATGATCCAGAGTAACACAGACACCTTTTCTTTCaagagctgctgctgatggaAATCTCTCCAACTATTCAAAGCTACAGTTAGTAACTTCCATAAAAATAACTATTTgctaaaactgtcactatattcagaCAGCACTAAGTGAGACAGATAATCTATGACAATATCACACCCATCTGCCTATTCTATAGTCTGGTAATGGCcttgagaaagtttgtgacccgaCTGCCATGCTGGACACAGATAAATGGAGTACCAATCACCGCCCATCGCCCAGACCATCTTTCtcatttaacagctaaacagtacactaaaatatgtttctgaaaacatttgagacaaGAAATAGACAGtgcagtaacaaaatcttgattcataCTTGATtggcgctgcctagtttgacagtttaaccAGTTCCCAAGCAGTGATTAACATGATTTACAGCATGGTTAGAGACTATTAATGACCACGCTGGTttgattctagcaaatgccatttgAGGCAGTAGAAAAGGAGCTTTATAGGTATTGTTGTGTAGGAtgtggatttagtggcatcccaGGCCTGGTTGGCTAGCAATCTGTCTAAACTGGGAGGGGGACCGGACCAGGGGTGTAGTGCCGCTGGAGCATGCCAAAGCGCACCAGAACGATGCTCCTCCACTTTTtttcttggttttttttttttttttacaagtgaAGAATTAGAATATTCCCACTTTGCACAATCCGGTACATAAACACGTGACTCTACACCCTTAGACCAGGCGCATCTGCcagaacaaataaaacataaggTCGCAGATTCGTCTGGTCCCCAGGCTGCCGAGCATCAAACAAGCTCAGATAAAGTCCACGACACAGTCAGAGACTAGCTGCGGAACATTTAGCAGCTCTTAGCAGATCTTTCTCTCAGgggttggtggagaccaaaccaAAGCTAATAGGAGTCACATTGGACTTGAAAAACTTGTCTCTGCAGGACTACATGATGCAGCAGACGATGCTGAGAGTCAAAAATCCAGCAAAATCTCTGGACTTCTACACCCGAATCCTGGGCATGACGTGAGTCCTCAGTCTGATCCTGAACCTTTCCGAGCAAATCTCATTCCAACACctcaacttttttcttttctgtggtGCTCACTGGAGTTATCATCAGTCCAAGCATTTTTATTCTGCTCTGTTCAGCCTTTAAACCATTAACCACTGAGCTCCTCTGTGGTTTCCAGCTTGCTCCAGAAAATCGACTTCCCCTCAATGCGTTTCACCCTCTACTTCCTGGGATACGAGGACAAAGCAGATATCCCGGCTGACATCAAAGAGAGGACGGCGTGGACTTTCTCTCGCCGAGCCACCATAGAGCTCACACAGTACGTATGATGACACCAAACACACCCTGAAGCACCAGATGACACTGTGTGTACTTTTGGCCTGGGCTCGTCAGTTCCAGTGAAGGTACTGCTACAGCATACAGTGATATGTAGACAACAGTGTTCTTCCGATTTGTGTCAACAGTTTGCGTTCAGCTCCACAGAGAATTGGTTTTCCCAGTTTGGTGCTGAAGAAACTTAGTTTTGTCCCTTTCTTCAGATACACAAAGAACCTAGTTATCATATTCTGGAAAGACTGAAACCAGAAAAGTGGAGGCTATGTAGCAGCACATTAATGCAAGTGATCTCACAAAGAAATGCACATGAAAAGCCTGACTATTTGCACCAGCAATGAATCTGCTTATTTTCTCAATTCATTGATTAGTCGTTTAGTCTGtgaaatgtcatgaaaatatcAGTCACACGTCTTGATTTTcccgaccaacagtccaaaaccagaATATATTCGGTTTACTGTCACAGAAGAAGAATGAAACCAGCAAATATGTGTGTTGGAGAAGCATTGAGTTTTTTGCTTTGAAGCAACTTgctctaatctaatctaatagattgaggtgtccacatactttggGTCAGATGGTTTAAATGTTCtttgttgttcttttgtttttcagctcatcacaaataaaaataacgACCTGTTTGTAGGGATGGGTATCAAGaactgacactactgacactgACATTAGAATCGTATGCCTCCAGGCTTATATATTCCTTTTATCGATGCCGGCATGTGTTTTTTGACAGTTCAAACTCACGCGTCTACGCTGCTTTAAACTTACAAGAAGTAGAGAAAGAAACAGCCCAATGTGTGACAAAAAAGTCGACAACAGCTGCTTTTAATTCCTGTAAATTGATATTTCAAGTGAGGGTGGAAACACTAGcaatatgctgaaacatcttTTTACACAACATGGACTTTAATTCGAAGAATGGTATGTAATTGACACTCCACACATGAGTGCCACTGCTTCCAACCGAATCTGTAACCGATGGTAAATATCCTATTATAATACCATTAGCACCACACAGGGTGGCTTGGACTAAAACTACCTAAATGAAAGTGaatgctgtacaaatattctCTCATTTCACCTCAGAGAGAATAAGATAGTTGCGTTGACACTGAAAGCCTGTGTAGGCCtactttttttccacacagaaaaTTGATAAGGAATCAACAAAGGGATCGATAAAGAATCGGACCCATATGCAGAATCAATAATGGCACTGGTATCAATAGAATCTTAGCAGCTCCCATCCCGAcctgtttgtctgctgttttttcAAGAGGTATATCTTAAGTTTGTCctttgtgtcagtgttttaatgaatcgtatttctctgtctgtcagtaACTGGGGTTCAGAGGCAGATGAAAGTCTGTCATACCACAATGGGAACAACGAGCCGAGAGGATTTGGTGAGAATTTGAACTAAGTTTATTTCACTGTTAGTAAACGTAGCTTAAAAGTAACTCTTTTATCATTTTACCACCTTCACTTACTTTTATCTgactatatttacatttttaatgtcaCTATTTGTTGTAATTAACTGGTCCAAGCTGACCAATTATTCTAAGGATGAGATCAAAGTGAGGATGGCacctacactgttttctttatgtgtgtgtgtgtgtgttttgggtgtaacCTGCTGTCTTGTTGCAGGTCACATTGGCGTCGCTGTTCCCGATGTTTACGCTGCCTGCAAAGTCTTTGAAGAGCAAGGAGTGACGTTTGTCAAGAAACCAGATTCAGGTGAGTCAGAAATCAGGTCCACACTGTAACTATTGTATattagagatttaaaaaatcagaCTGTCGCTACAccatatgttttatttgtgtcaaCAAactattaaatataattttatgaAGTTCTCAGTGATTTCCTGAAACAGCtggtcactgtcacttttatcAAACAGACAGGagtaaacagtgcatttgttaggaactattttcagcggcggattaatccacatttggtgctctactGAGTTTTTatggcagcaggatggtgtatgtgggaatgagtcaaaataaactacaatgTGTATTCATAGTAATAAAGGatcatgtcacccagtgcagcAGTGTGGCTCATAATAGTATGTGGACAACACTgcagctctatggcacagaggaagaagatatatcAGGCGTTGATACACAGTACTTGTTAGTGGATACATTtactgttggctttgttttttcatgggatttgttgacaaggAAAATCTAGAATATTACCAAGTGTATTATTTAACTTATCAGTCTAGAAGGTGAGCTCGGACACTTTGGGGACTTGAAAATTACTCACTGTCATTTCACATCGACTGATTTTATTGTGAAGAGAGACCTTGATTTATGAGGTAAAATAACCCAAATGACAGACAGTGCTCAACAGTACGGTGGCCAGGAGAGGTCAGTGCTGCTTAGCTTATGAAAATGTTACtactaaataaaacacaagcaaattaAGAACACGTTTTCCCATTtgacaacacatacacactgcaaATACAGAAGCTCTGCAAGTCCAACACAACACAATGGAAATTTTCAGGGCACACTAAACCCCAACGAATATGACAACCACTTTTTATTTACGTTAATTACTTACTACTCAGTAGCTTTTTGTGTTTCCCAGAAAAATATATTACGTTGTTACTCAGTTGTGTACAATTTGAAGAACatatacacacccacacacacacgtgatcTATTTGCTTGTGTTTCCTTAAGCTGCAGTGGATTCAGCACCGTCAGCCACCTTATGAGAGTCACAATCAGCAGACAAAACATGCTGAAAACAGTCTGGAAATGGTTTAGATTTTGAAATGCAAATATCTTACTATACCTAAACAAATGTCCCCACAACACCCACATGTTGTTGGTTGATATAAGTTTCCACCAGGAGATGGAGCTCATGTTCAGCTGGATGCCAGCAAGCTGATGGTTTGCTTGTATTAATCACCATGTGGGGACATAAGACTTGTTCAGTCCTGTTATGGGGCCTCACCTCCCAGCACAATGGTCCTCCCACAGGAGGGCTGAACTTAATTTTCAGTTTCGAATCTCAGGAATGAATGTAAGCCAGTGCAGCGTCCCTCTGAGAGACAaaagttagtgtgtgtgtttgtgttcaccaTTATATtaactgacaccatttcccttcCTCACAGGTAAAATGAAGGATCTGGCCTTCATTCAGGATCCCGACGGCTACTGGATTGAGATTTTAAGTCCTAACAACATGGTCTCATTAATGGCACCTTAAAGCAGAGAAACACTGGGGGAAACATTCAGGGCATCATGGTGGAGAAAACACTGCTGAAATAAaagaagacttttattttttacatgacAAACCTTTGATACACACATAAGCTCTGTCCATTacaagcggcaacctctggggTTGAAACATTAAGCCAActcgaagtgccaaaaactgcagttcctgtaatggccacttgaggctggctccaaaacagagtcagtTCCCTTAGACCAcgcatgttaaaatgtccagcattacaacagaaataaacacgtttacagcctggtgcaagaAATGGTTTTGGTTTCTGTTgcttat includes:
- the LOC117270611 gene encoding lactoylglutathione lyase-like, whose amino-acid sequence is MEYKGGLSDEAVSNACKEGDPMTKDYMMQQTMLRVKNPAKSLDFYTRILGMTLLQKIDFPSMRFTLYFLGYEDKADIPADIKERTAWTFSRRATIELTHNWGSEADESLSYHNGNNEPRGFGHIGVAVPDVYAACKVFEEQGVTFVKKPDSGKMKDLAFIQDPDGYWIEILSPNNMVSLMAP